One window of the Spirochaetota bacterium genome contains the following:
- a CDS encoding class I SAM-dependent methyltransferase: MRQEHPDPPPAEVIEENAMFNGAVTQCPLCESGAIERRFRIERYRPAFTVDRCGSCGFMFMNPRLNDSAVRALYGEDYYTGKAEYSYYDEREAERFSAYVWNKRIKVLRRHVPGGNLLDVGSSFGGLLKAAAPHFAPHGIELSPYAGGHSRSLLGDAIHIGTLADHPFKYDFFSAITMIELIEHLPDPLFAIRECHRLLRKDGVLLIQTANMAGLQAKMQGSDYAYFMPGHLSYFSKSNLAGALTRAGFSRIKVFYPVEFGLLPKLKKSRYTFTSPWDYRCWVRIAAYHFISKIHFRDCAATSSMVVYAFK, translated from the coding sequence GTGAGGCAGGAACACCCCGACCCGCCCCCAGCGGAAGTCATTGAGGAAAACGCCATGTTCAACGGGGCCGTGACGCAATGCCCCCTCTGCGAAAGCGGCGCCATAGAACGGCGCTTCCGGATCGAGCGTTACAGGCCCGCCTTTACCGTGGACCGTTGCGGATCATGCGGATTCATGTTCATGAATCCGCGCCTCAACGACAGTGCTGTGCGCGCTTTATATGGCGAGGATTATTACACCGGAAAGGCGGAATACTCCTATTACGACGAGCGCGAGGCTGAACGATTCTCTGCCTATGTCTGGAACAAGCGGATCAAGGTGCTTCGCCGCCATGTACCCGGGGGGAACCTTCTCGATGTGGGTTCCTCATTTGGAGGGCTCCTCAAGGCCGCCGCCCCCCACTTTGCCCCTCACGGGATCGAACTTTCCCCCTACGCGGGGGGGCATTCCCGGTCACTGCTGGGCGACGCCATCCATATCGGCACACTGGCTGACCACCCCTTCAAGTATGATTTTTTCTCGGCAATAACCATGATAGAGCTCATCGAGCACCTGCCGGACCCCCTCTTTGCCATCCGGGAGTGCCACCGCCTTCTTCGGAAAGACGGAGTCCTCCTTATTCAAACCGCCAACATGGCCGGCCTCCAGGCGAAAATGCAGGGGAGCGATTATGCCTATTTCATGCCGGGTCACCTCTCCTATTTCAGCAAAAGCAACCTGGCCGGCGCCCTGACCAGGGCCGGCTTCAGCCGCATAAAAGTATTTTATCCCGTTGAATTCGGCCTTCTGCCAAAGCTTAAGAAATCCCGGTATACCTTCACGTCGCCCTGGGATTACCGCTGCTGGGTCCGGATAGCGGCGTACCATTTCATCAGCAAAATTCACTTCCGCGATTGTGCAGCCACCAGCTCCATGGTAGTGTACGCGTTCAAGTAA